From the genome of Ananas comosus cultivar F153 linkage group 18, ASM154086v1, whole genome shotgun sequence, one region includes:
- the LOC109723853 gene encoding probable 2-oxoglutarate-dependent dioxygenase At3g111800 isoform X2, with the protein MDCLQDWPEPVVRVQSISESGAQSIPERYVKPPSERPSDTSVCGDSGGAGIPVIDLSMLGRCSQTVRAVSDACREWGFFQVVNHGVSAELMRRARAVWKGFFHQPMDVKQRYANSPKTYEGYGSRLGIEKGAILDWGDYYFLHFRPLTLMSHEKWPSLPPSLRATTDEYGRELTRLCGRVMRILSEGLGLEEGRLGAAFGGEEVGVCMRVNFYSKCPQPELTLGLSSHSDPGGITVLLVDDRVKGLQVRKDGAWVTVQPIADAFIVNVGDQIQVLSNAVYRSVEHRVLVSATDERLSMAFFYNPRSDLPLAPVPELVTPDRPALYQPMTFDEYRLFIRKRGPRGKSQVESLKTVE; encoded by the exons ATGGATTGCTTGCAAGACTGGCCGGAGCCGGTCGTGCGCGTGCAGTCGATATCCGAGAGCGGCGCGCAGTCCATCCCCGAGAGATACGTGAAGCCGCCGTCGGAGCGGCCGTCTGATACGTCGGTGTGCGGCGACAGCGGCGGAGCCGGCATCCCCGTCATCGACCTGTCGATGCTGGGGAGGTGTTCGCAGACGGTGAGGGCCGTGTCGGACGCTTGCCGCGAGTGGGGGTTCTTCCAGGTGGTGAACCACGGGGTGAGCGCGGAACTGATGCGGCGGGCCCGTGCCGTGTGGAAGGGGTTCTTCCACCAGCCCATGGACGTGAAGCAGCGCTACGCCAACTCTCCGAAGACGTACGAGGGTTACGGTAGCCGGCTTGGGATCGAGAAGGGCGCCATTCTCGACTGGGGCGACTACTACTTCCTCCACTTCCGCCCCCTCACTCTCATGAGCCATGAAAAGTGGccctctctccctccttctctaAG GGCGACGACGGACGAGTATGGGCGGGAGCTGACCCGGCTGTGCGGGCGGGTGATGCGGATATTATCGGAAGGGCTCGGGCTAGAGGAAGGGAGGCTTGGGGCGGCGTTCGGCGGGGAGGAAGTGGGGGTGTGCATGAGGGTGAACTTCTACTCCAAATGCCCCCAGCCGGAGCTCACCCTCGGGCTCTCGTCACACTCCGACCCCGGCGGCATCACCGTGCTCCTCGTTGACGACCGCGTCAAGGGGCTGCAGGTACGCAAGGACGGCGCCTGGGTCACCGTCCAGCCCATCGCCGACGCCTTCATCGTCAACGTCGGCGATCAGATTCAG GTTTTGAGCAATGCAGTGTACAGAAGCGTGGAGCATCGGGTGCTGGTGAGCGCGACGGACGAGCGGCTCTCGATGGCCTTCTTCTACAACCCGCGGAGCGACCTACCGCTGGCACCGGTACCGGAGCTGGTGACCCCCGACCGCCCCGCCCTTTATCAGCCCATGACCTTCGACGAGTACCGCCTCTTCATCCGGAAGCGGGGGCCGAGAGGCAAATCGCAGGTCGAGTCGCTAAAGACCGTCGAATGA
- the LOC109723853 gene encoding probable 2-oxoglutarate-dependent dioxygenase At3g111800 isoform X1, with protein MDCLQDWPEPVVRVQSISESGAQSIPERYVKPPSERPSDTSVCGDSGGAGIPVIDLSMLGRCSQTVRAVSDACREWGFFQVVNHGVSAELMRRARAVWKGFFHQPMDVKQRYANSPKTYEGYGSRLGIEKGAILDWGDYYFLHFRPLTLMSHEKWPSLPPSLSRATTDEYGRELTRLCGRVMRILSEGLGLEEGRLGAAFGGEEVGVCMRVNFYSKCPQPELTLGLSSHSDPGGITVLLVDDRVKGLQVRKDGAWVTVQPIADAFIVNVGDQIQVLSNAVYRSVEHRVLVSATDERLSMAFFYNPRSDLPLAPVPELVTPDRPALYQPMTFDEYRLFIRKRGPRGKSQVESLKTVE; from the exons ATGGATTGCTTGCAAGACTGGCCGGAGCCGGTCGTGCGCGTGCAGTCGATATCCGAGAGCGGCGCGCAGTCCATCCCCGAGAGATACGTGAAGCCGCCGTCGGAGCGGCCGTCTGATACGTCGGTGTGCGGCGACAGCGGCGGAGCCGGCATCCCCGTCATCGACCTGTCGATGCTGGGGAGGTGTTCGCAGACGGTGAGGGCCGTGTCGGACGCTTGCCGCGAGTGGGGGTTCTTCCAGGTGGTGAACCACGGGGTGAGCGCGGAACTGATGCGGCGGGCCCGTGCCGTGTGGAAGGGGTTCTTCCACCAGCCCATGGACGTGAAGCAGCGCTACGCCAACTCTCCGAAGACGTACGAGGGTTACGGTAGCCGGCTTGGGATCGAGAAGGGCGCCATTCTCGACTGGGGCGACTACTACTTCCTCCACTTCCGCCCCCTCACTCTCATGAGCCATGAAAAGTGGccctctctccctccttctctaAG cAGGGCGACGACGGACGAGTATGGGCGGGAGCTGACCCGGCTGTGCGGGCGGGTGATGCGGATATTATCGGAAGGGCTCGGGCTAGAGGAAGGGAGGCTTGGGGCGGCGTTCGGCGGGGAGGAAGTGGGGGTGTGCATGAGGGTGAACTTCTACTCCAAATGCCCCCAGCCGGAGCTCACCCTCGGGCTCTCGTCACACTCCGACCCCGGCGGCATCACCGTGCTCCTCGTTGACGACCGCGTCAAGGGGCTGCAGGTACGCAAGGACGGCGCCTGGGTCACCGTCCAGCCCATCGCCGACGCCTTCATCGTCAACGTCGGCGATCAGATTCAG GTTTTGAGCAATGCAGTGTACAGAAGCGTGGAGCATCGGGTGCTGGTGAGCGCGACGGACGAGCGGCTCTCGATGGCCTTCTTCTACAACCCGCGGAGCGACCTACCGCTGGCACCGGTACCGGAGCTGGTGACCCCCGACCGCCCCGCCCTTTATCAGCCCATGACCTTCGACGAGTACCGCCTCTTCATCCGGAAGCGGGGGCCGAGAGGCAAATCGCAGGTCGAGTCGCTAAAGACCGTCGAATGA